The following proteins are co-located in the Palaemon carinicauda isolate YSFRI2023 chromosome 3, ASM3689809v2, whole genome shotgun sequence genome:
- the LOC137636268 gene encoding uncharacterized protein produces the protein MEADKERLELEITLKSSKSDETSMSASVPAKFSDKWGTKLIPKFSESDVGKFFVAFEKVAHQLAWPKELWAVLVQSAFSGKAQVVYAASSAEDSGDYDIVKKMVLNAYQLIPEAYRQKFRSWRKMFNQTFVEWAGQKAVKLDEWMAAEEASTFAELRELVLLEDFKNNIPKDVRIHIEEFNIDNVNEAPKAADRFVLSHKHYGKKKTHWEAGVEKVEVVKGRESPSSPSRGARQARDIVCYKCGKKGHVKSHCPEVTKSVKPVMLMDCRSVPPVSSSLEGEVSGSMPYGKEFEDFVFRGIVKVGSEATDGNIVALLRDTGSCQSCILETSLPKDFSRKGQDFVLLGGFPDTVTSWPVEEVYLESPLVTGRLKLAVVSALPVSGVDLLIGNDVMQGSGTACASEGRKGASVVNERVMVNVKPVVPVTRAQSREEVKGGEADINLENCFQTKTQPKTTKFKSKQIKNLSLKSMVNISEDFPTDFSCTFPDRQTLISAQKEDRELKSIYEETEQLKEQDDLSETSYVLKNDVLYRLIRPVTASTDEEWKVREQIVVPSKFRHFILQEAHESEWGGHLGIRKTLSKVKDNFFWPSVKKDVVRHCKSCHQCQMVGKPNQKITKAPLIPIPAVEEPFTQIVIDIVGPLPKTKTGFQYMLTIMDRTTRFPEVIPVRGIKSGIVIKHLMDFFSRYGLPREIQSDQGSNFTSREFQAKMNELGIKHNLASSYLPESQGILERFHTTLENALTKYFLDHVEEWDKDLPLLLFALRSVPSESLGFSPFQMVYGHNVRGPLDLLREHWEGGSGKMNSLDYILSFKEKLRSIWQWAQNNLSTSQAKMKTHYDRKSQVRNFEAGEQVLVLLPMPGQFRAQFVGPAVVKKKLNDVDYLVEIPGRRKKYQLCHINIMKKYFSRANTVKSVSAVVPKECNGQEVESKEYGWNGENSKILCNPDSLFKHLNAQEATDIKDLFKEHPSIFKDTPGLVRSLQHDVVLKPNAQPIRQAPNRLSPQKAEAVRKEVSYMLENDLITPSSSPWSSPVVLVKKENGQDRLCFDYRKVNDLTVADNFPLPRIEDCIDKIGNAKYISKLDLLKGYWQVPLTENAREISAFITPEGLFECKVMPFGMRNAASTFQRMMWMITNGLKGCVVYLDDIIIFSDNWKDHVDRIRALFRAIADAGLVVNLSKCEFRKADVIYLGHHVG, from the coding sequence ATGGAAGCTGATAAAGAAAGGCTTGAGTTAGAGATAACTTTAAAGTCGTCAAAGTCCGATGAAACTTCTATGAGTGCTTCTGTGCCAGCTAAGTTCAGTGATAAGTGGGGAACTAAGCTAATTCCTAAGTTTAGCGAGTCAGATGTCGGAAAATTTTTCGTTGCTTTTGAGAAAGTAGCTCATCAGTTAGCTTGGCCCAAGGAACTCTGGGCTGTATTAGTGCAATCTGCATTCTCTGGTAAGGCACAAGTAGTTTATGCTGCGTCAAGTGCAGAAGATTCCGGTgattatgatattgtgaaaaaaatggttttaaatgcataccagctaatcccagaagcttaccggcagaaattcagatcctggcgtaaaatgtttaatcaaacattTGTAGAATGGGCAGGCCAGAAAGCAGTTAAACTTGACGAGTGGATGGCTGCAGAGGAGGCAAGTACATTTGCCGAGTTACGAGAACTGGTTTTGTTGgaggattttaaaaataacattcccaAAGACGTTCGCATCCATATTGAAgaatttaacattgataatgtGAATGAGGCACCAAAGGCAGCAGACAGGTTTGTTTTGTCACACAAGCATTATGGTAAGAAGAAAACTCATTGGGAAGCAGGTGTGGAAAAGGTGGAAGTAGTAAAGGGTAGAGAAAGTCCTTCATCGCCTTCGAGGGGTGCGAGGCAGGCCCGGGACATTgtttgttataagtgtggtaagaaGGGCCATGTTAAGTCACATTGTCCTGAAGTAACTAAGTCGGTTAAACCAGTTATGTTGATGGATTGTAGGTCAGTGCCGCCTGTGTCTTCTAGTCTTGAAGGAGAGGTGAGTGGGAGCATGCCTTATGGTAAGGAATTTGAAGACTTTGTCTTTAGAGGTATAGTGAAAGTTGGATCTGAGGCAACTGATGGTAATATCGTTGCATTGCTGCGAGATACTGGCTCGTGCCAGTCCTGCATTCTGGAAACCTCTCTCCCTAAAGATTTCTCACGGAAAGGTCAGGATTTTGTGTTGCTTGGGGGTTTCCCAGATACAGTAACATCTTGGCCTGTggaagaagtttatttggaatctcctTTGGTAACTGGTAGGTTGAAACTGGCTGTAGTTAGTGCATTGCCTGTGAGTGGTGTGGATTTGTTGATAGGCAATGATGTGATGCAAGGTAGTGGCACAGCCTGTGCATCAGAAGGTCGAAAGGGGGCTAGTGTGGTTAATGAACGTGTTATGGTAAATGTTAAACCTGTTGTTCCTGTAACCCGAGCCCAATCTAGAGAGGAAGTCAAAGGTGGAGAAGCTGACATAAATTTGGAAAACTGCTTCCAAACCAAAACTCAACCTAAGACAACGAAATTTAAGTCCAAGCAGATAAAAAATCTTTCGTTAAAGTCTATGGTTAATATATCTGAAGACTTTCCTACAGATTTTAGTTGCACGTTTCCAGATAGGCAAACCCTAATTAGTGCTCAAAAAGAAGATCGCGAATTGAAAAGTATATATGAAGAAACAGAACAGCTAAAGGAACAGGATGATTTAAGTGAAACAAGTTATGTATTAAAGAATGATGTGTTATATAGATTAATTCGTCCAGTGACCGCATCTACTGATGAAGAGTGGAAGGTAAGGGAACAAATTGTAGTACCTAGTAAGTTTAGGCATTTCATTTTGCAAGAGGCTCATGAAAGTGAATGGGGTGGTCATTTAGGAATACGAAAAACACTGTCCaaagtgaaagataattttttttggccttctgtaaagaaagatgTAGTCAGACATTGTAAGTCATGTCATCAGTGCCAAATGGTTGGAAAACCCAACCAGAAAATTACTAAAGCGCCTTTAATTCCTATCCCAGCTGTTGAAGAACCATTCACGCAAATTGTTATTGACattgtgggtcctttacccaaaaccAAAACAGGTTTTCAGTACATGTTAACTATAATGGACAGAACCACTAGATTTCCTGAGGTAATACCTGTTAGAGGCATTAAGAGTGGTATTGTAATTAAGCATCTCATGGACTTCTTTTCTCGTTATGGTTTGCCTCGAGAGATACAGTCGGATCAAGGTTCTAATTTCACTAGTAGGGAGTTCCAGGCTAAAATGAATGAACTTGGCATTAAACACAACTTGGCATCTTCATATCTTCCCGAAAGTCAgggaatacttgaaagatttcacACCACTCTGGAGAATGCTTTGACTAAGTATTTTTTAGACCAtgttgaggaatgggataaagacttGCCTTTATTGCTTTTTGCTTTAAGATCAGTCCCTAGTGAATCtctgggtttttctccttttcagATGGTCTATGGACACAATGTGAGAGGACCTCTTGATTTATTAAGGGAACATTGGGAAGGGGGTAGTGGTAAAATGAATTCActtgattatattttgtctttcaaaGAGAAATTAAGGAGCATTTGGCAATGGGCCCAAAATAATCTCTCTACTTCGCAGGCTAAAATGAAAACTCATTATGATAGAAAGTCTCAAGTAAGGAATTTTGAAGCAGGAGAACAAGTACTAGTGTTACTTCCTATGCCAGGTCAGTTCAGAGCTCAGTTTGTAGGTCCAGCAGTGGTTAAGAAGAAACTGAATGATGTTGATTATTTGGTGGAAATTCCAGGGAGGAGGAAAAAGTATCAGTTGTGTCATATtaacattatgaagaaatatttttccagaGCTAACACTGTTAAATCTGTTTCAGCTGTTGTACCTAAAGAATGTAATGGACAAGAAGTGGAAAGCAAAGAATATGGATGGAATGGCGAAAACTCTAAAATTTTGTGTAACCCAGATAGCTTGTTTAAACATCTGAATGCTCAGGAAGCTACTGATATTAAGGATTTATTCAAAGAACATCCGTCAATATTTAAGGACACTCCTGGTCTTGTGCGTAGTTTGCAACATGATGTGGTACTAAAGCCAAATGCCCAGCCAATTAGACAAGCCCCTAATAGGTTAAGTCCACAGAAAGCTGAAGCTGTGAGAAAGGAAGTCAGTTATATGTTGGAGAATGACTTGATAACACCAAGTagcagtccttggagttccccagttgtattagtgaaaaaggaaaatggacaaGACAGGTTGTGTTTTGACTACAGGAAAGTAAATGACTTAACAGTTGCTGACAATTTCCCTCTGCCTCGCATAGAAGATTGCATAGATAAGATTGGTAATGCCAAGTATATTAGTAAGTTAGACCTTTTAAAAGGTTACTGGCAGGTTCCTCTGACTGAAAATGCACGAGAAATATCAGCATTTATAACACCTGAAGGTTTATTCGAATGTAAAGTCATGCCCTTTGGCATGCGTAACGCAGCCAGtaccttccagagaatgatgtggatgatcacgaatggattgaagggttgtgtagtttatctggacgatataattattttcagtgacAACTGGAAAGACCATGTCGATAGAATCAGGGCCTTATTTCGTGCAATTGCTGACGCTGGTTTGGTGGTAAACCTTTCTAAATGCGAATTTAGAAAGGCTGACGTTATCTACCTAGGACATCACGTCGGATAA